One Xyrauchen texanus isolate HMW12.3.18 chromosome 44, RBS_HiC_50CHRs, whole genome shotgun sequence DNA segment encodes these proteins:
- the LOC127636372 gene encoding zona pellucida-like domain-containing protein 1, translating to MNQWGSTNGRLHRQRISKLTANMECLIKGMNSANKKMTLLNLFLIIFATKLENSIQLTMSDCGLEYRHPEYTDISVECGTEYIGLAIKFCPVMYSGYNETLLILNKIMNNPACQATLDATASPPVARFRFPLNTTNACGSNFVTIRSIGTGAFSDFSNIETVNISGVVRSNDITTGTVTYNAELKYYYSCAYPLEYLVNNTQIDVSGSSIAVKDNNGSFISTLNLQLFTDINYTQPLTMPSLGIELRTNVFVQVEAINLTSQYYVLLDRCYASISRTPTTTSFFNLFVPCTRDRFTKMLVNGEMQHAQFSFPAFRFTEQQNQTMSTYFLHCITRLCEKTSCSRFMQCSKRRRRGVTTTSAPNGVTDTTTITSPAITIRADGVVASKEEGVSITTSKPTDNSVGLGVAVGILALACIMIVGMGTVFYKRYRHTGTSKMPHRGYISLQFQVKRPLEALQQQEELQKDR from the exons ATGAACCAATGGGGCTCAACAAATGG GAGATTGCACAGGCAGAGGATATCCAAACTAACCGCAAATATGGAGTGTCTGATAAAAG GTATGAATTCTGCGAACAAGAAAATGACTCTCCTCAACCTTTTTCTCATCATCTTTGCAACAAAACTCGAAAACAGCATTCAGTTAACTATGAGTGATTGTGGATTAGAATACAGACACCCAG AATACACTGATATCTCTGTGGAATGTGGAACGGAATACATCGGGCTGGCCATTAAATTCTGTCCTGTCATGTACAGTGGCTACAACGAAACACTGCTCATCCTCAACAAAATCATGAATAATCCAGCCTGCCAGGCTACTCTTGATGCCACCGCCTCACCTCCTGTGGCCCGGTTTAGGTTCCCGCTCAACACGACCAATGCCTGCGGAAGCAACTTCGTA ACAATCAGAAGTATAGGAACAGGTGCGTTCTCAGACTTCTCCAACATCGAGACAGTCAACATCAGCGGAGTTGTACGATCAAATGACATCACAACAGGCACAGTGACATACAATGCTGAGCTGAAATACTACTACTCATGTGCCTATCCTCTGGAGTACCTGGTCAACAACACTCAGATTGATGT GTCAGGCTCTTCGATTGCAGTGAAAGACAACAATGGCAGTTTTATCAGCACTTTGAATCTCCAACTCTTCACC GACATAAACTACACCCAGCCTCTCACCATGCCTTCCCTCGGGATTGAGCTGAGGACAAATGTGTTTGTGCAGGTGGAGGCCATCAACTTAACCTCCCA ATACTATGTACTGCTGGACAGATGCTATGCTTCCATTTCCCGTACGCCCACTACCACCAGCTTCTTCAACCTTTTTGTGCC ATGTACCAGAGATCGTTTCACTAAAATGCTTGTGAATGGAGAGATGCAGCATGCCCAGTTTTCGTTTCCAGCTTTCCGTTTTACAGAGCAGCAGAACCAGACAATGTCAACATACTTTCTGCACTGTATCACCAGACTGTGTGAAAAAACATCCTGCAgcagatttatg CAATGTTCCAAAAGGAGAAGAAGAGGTGTGACTACCACTTCTGCTCCCAATGGTGTCACAGATACCACTACCATCACGTCACCGGCCATCACTATACGCGCAGATGGTG TGGTGGCATCAAAAGAAGAAG GGGTGTCGATCACCACGAGCAAACCAACAGATAATTCTGTGGGTCTTGGTGTGGCAGTGGGCATCCTGGCATTAGCATGCATCATGATCGTGGGAATGGGAACAGTTTTCTACAAGAGATACAGGCACACCGGCACCTCAAAAATGCCACACAGGGG